In a genomic window of [Empedobacter] haloabium:
- the hemB gene encoding porphobilinogen synthase: protein MHSPHFSAQFPAMRMRRMRRDPFSRALMRENVVTAADLIYPVFILEGSNQREPVLSMPGVERVSVDLLLKVAEECVDLGIPVLALFPVIDSSLKTPDGIEATNPEGLVPRAVRELKKHFPELGILTDVALDPYTSHGQDGLIDDNGYVINDITTDMLVRQALAQADAGVDVVAPSDMMDGRIGAIRQALEAKNHIHTRIMAYSAKYASAFYGPFRDAVGSAKNLGKGDKNQYQMDPANSDEALREVAGDLQEGADMVMVKPGMPYLDIVRRVKDEFKVPTFAYQVSGEYAMIKAAAQNGWLDHDKVMMEAMLAFKRAGADGVLTYFALDIARKLKQA, encoded by the coding sequence ATGCACAGCCCTCACTTCTCCGCCCAGTTTCCCGCCATGCGCATGCGCCGCATGCGCCGCGACCCGTTCTCGCGCGCCCTGATGCGCGAAAACGTCGTCACCGCCGCCGACCTGATCTATCCGGTGTTCATCCTGGAAGGCAGCAACCAGCGCGAACCCGTGCTGTCGATGCCGGGCGTGGAGCGGGTCTCGGTGGACCTGTTGCTGAAGGTGGCCGAGGAGTGCGTCGACCTGGGCATTCCCGTGCTGGCGCTGTTCCCCGTGATCGATTCCTCGCTGAAGACGCCGGACGGCATCGAGGCGACCAATCCGGAAGGGCTGGTGCCGCGCGCCGTGCGCGAGCTGAAAAAGCACTTCCCCGAGCTGGGCATCCTGACCGACGTGGCACTCGATCCGTACACCAGCCATGGCCAGGATGGCCTGATCGACGACAACGGCTACGTCATCAACGACATCACGACCGACATGCTGGTACGCCAGGCGCTGGCGCAGGCCGACGCCGGCGTGGACGTGGTGGCGCCATCGGACATGATGGACGGCCGCATCGGCGCGATCCGCCAGGCGCTGGAAGCGAAGAACCACATCCACACCCGCATCATGGCCTACTCGGCCAAGTACGCGTCGGCGTTCTACGGCCCGTTCCGCGACGCCGTCGGCTCGGCGAAGAACCTGGGCAAGGGCGACAAGAACCAGTACCAGATGGACCCCGCCAACAGCGACGAAGCGCTGCGCGAAGTGGCGGGCGACCTGCAGGAAGGCGCCGACATGGTGATGGTCAAGCCCGGCATGCCCTACCTGGACATCGTGCGCCGCGTGAAGGACGAGTTCAAGGTGCCGACCTTCGCCTACCAGGTCAGCGGCGAGTACGCGATGATCAAGGCGGCCGCGCAGAACGGCTGGCTCGATCACGACAAGGTCATGATGGAAGCCATGCTGGCCTTCAAGCGCGCCGGTGCCGATGGCGTGCTGACGTACTTTGCGCTGGATATCGCGCGCAAGCTGAAGCAGGCATAA
- a CDS encoding LysR family transcriptional regulator, whose product MDKVKAMQTFVRIVEANSFTKAAETLGLPRAALTATIQKLEAYLGTTLLLRTTRKLALTTDGAAYYDQCVQILAAIDAAEQCFRGTAAARPRGTLRVELPGAVGRNVVLPHLAAFLVAWPELTVTVSLADRLADLTQEGIDCALRVGALQDSALVGRQVGSMRFVTCAAPAYLAAHGTPRTIADLRAHRGIVHYSGRTGRPFDWDFIVDGRIETAQVGGPVAVDDADANVLCALQGIGITQAAAYQVRRHLASGALVELLPETPPAPMPVSLLYPKGRMAAPKVRVFGEWVEQVLRAEPDLGANTGVRHLSQGGTP is encoded by the coding sequence ATGGACAAGGTCAAGGCCATGCAGACGTTCGTACGGATCGTCGAAGCCAACAGCTTTACCAAGGCGGCCGAAACGCTGGGCCTGCCCCGCGCCGCGCTGACGGCCACGATCCAGAAGCTCGAAGCCTATCTCGGCACCACGCTGCTGCTGCGCACCACCCGCAAGCTGGCGCTGACGACCGATGGCGCGGCCTACTACGACCAGTGCGTGCAGATCCTGGCTGCCATCGACGCCGCCGAGCAGTGCTTCCGGGGCACGGCGGCGGCGCGGCCGCGCGGCACCTTGCGCGTCGAGCTGCCCGGCGCCGTCGGCCGCAACGTCGTCCTGCCGCACCTGGCGGCATTCCTGGTTGCCTGGCCCGAGCTGACGGTCACGGTCAGCCTGGCCGACCGGCTGGCCGACCTGACGCAGGAGGGCATCGATTGCGCGCTGCGGGTCGGCGCGCTGCAGGACTCGGCACTGGTGGGCCGGCAGGTCGGCAGCATGCGCTTCGTCACCTGCGCCGCGCCGGCGTACCTGGCCGCCCATGGCACGCCGCGCACGATCGCCGACTTGCGTGCGCACCGCGGCATCGTGCATTACTCGGGCCGCACGGGCCGGCCGTTCGACTGGGACTTTATCGTGGATGGCCGGATCGAGACGGCCCAGGTGGGCGGTCCGGTGGCGGTGGACGATGCCGATGCCAACGTGCTGTGCGCGCTGCAGGGCATCGGTATCACGCAGGCCGCGGCGTATCAGGTGCGGCGGCACCTGGCCAGCGGCGCGCTGGTCGAGCTGCTGCCCGAGACGCCGCCGGCCCCGATGCCGGTGTCGCTGCTGTATCCGAAGGGGAGGATGGCCGCGCCGAAGGTGCGGGTGTTCGGGGAGTGGGTGGAGCAGGTGCTTCGTGCCGAGCCGGACCTGGGAGCAAACACCGGTGTCAGGCACCTGTCTCAGGGCGGAACGCCCTGA
- the yihA gene encoding ribosome biogenesis GTP-binding protein YihA/YsxC: MSKLWQARFFTTVNHLRDLPRTTVPEIAFAGRSNAGKSTAINILCNQKGLAFASKTPGRTQHINFFSIGGAHVAMHRKDETNVAEIRCLLADLPGYGYAEVSGDAKLHWQRLLGDYVQRREQLAALVLIMDARRPFTDLDIQMLEWFAPTGKPIHCILTKVDKLNRNESVNVLRQAQAKLDSYVDEEGEGFPFTVQLFSALKRIGIEEATAKIEELLGLNVDVAGLAAQDEDDAEQ, encoded by the coding sequence ATGTCCAAGCTCTGGCAAGCCCGCTTCTTCACGACCGTCAATCACCTGCGCGACCTGCCTCGCACGACGGTGCCCGAAATCGCCTTCGCAGGGCGCTCGAATGCGGGAAAATCCACTGCAATCAATATCTTGTGCAACCAGAAGGGTCTCGCGTTCGCGTCCAAGACGCCGGGCCGCACGCAGCACATCAACTTTTTCTCCATCGGCGGCGCCCACGTGGCAATGCACCGGAAGGACGAGACCAACGTAGCCGAAATTCGTTGCCTCCTGGCCGATTTGCCAGGGTACGGCTACGCCGAAGTATCTGGTGATGCGAAGTTGCATTGGCAGCGCCTGTTGGGCGATTATGTACAGCGACGCGAACAGCTCGCGGCGCTGGTCCTCATCATGGACGCGCGCCGCCCGTTCACCGACCTCGATATCCAGATGCTGGAATGGTTCGCCCCGACGGGTAAGCCAATCCACTGCATCCTGACGAAGGTGGACAAGCTCAATCGCAACGAATCCGTCAACGTGCTGCGCCAGGCACAGGCCAAGCTCGATAGCTATGTCGACGAGGAGGGCGAAGGCTTCCCGTTCACCGTGCAGCTGTTTTCGGCGCTGAAACGCATCGGCATCGAGGAAGCCACGGCGAAGATCGAGGAACTGCTTGGCCTGAACGTCGACGTGGCCGGCCTGGCAGCGCAGGACGAGGACGACGCCGAACAATAA